A section of the Anabaena cylindrica PCC 7122 genome encodes:
- a CDS encoding dolichyl-phosphate-mannose--protein mannosyltransferase, translated as MTKKWFRTGMIVIFILSFILRFWGLGRFNTLVFDEIYFAQFGNNYLTQTPFFNAHPPLSQYIIGFGIWIGNHIPFWQNTVNGLTGSLLSPWSYRWINAFTGSFIPLVVVLITYQLSYRCGFALLAGLFTACDGLFLVESRYALNNIYIVIFGLIGQWFLLLALEKQNKQRWWWLALAGVGFGASIATKWNGLWFLFGAYGMWIAAWIINWLQSFLPSHHVSMFSYLRPLITPANSPINHEVTIQTPLQNLAQVNILQMISCLGIIPAAVYSLIWIPHLQLDTRYGFIEVHQEILKFHLQLGGNSSSVHPYCAAWYKWPLLTRPMAYYYQTTQSFKDPLPVFGPPLPAGAGKVIYDVHAIGNPFLWWFGVAAMIFLIGMLFVKMVLPGIQQKRVFVPKNLSVDSWIALYLVINYAANFLPWVKVNRCVFIYHYMCAVVFTFIAIAWFVDQCLRSYRRELRILGITITFAIIAAFVFWMPIYLGLPLSQEDYHLRMWFRSWI; from the coding sequence ATGACTAAAAAATGGTTTCGGACTGGCATGATAGTGATATTTATCCTGTCATTTATATTACGTTTTTGGGGTTTAGGGCGATTTAATACCCTTGTATTTGATGAAATTTATTTTGCCCAATTTGGTAATAACTATCTTACTCAAACGCCATTTTTTAATGCTCATCCACCGTTGAGTCAATATATAATTGGCTTTGGGATCTGGATTGGTAATCATATTCCCTTTTGGCAAAATACTGTAAATGGGTTGACAGGTTCTTTATTATCTCCTTGGAGTTATAGGTGGATAAATGCTTTTACTGGTTCATTTATTCCTTTGGTAGTTGTTTTAATAACTTATCAATTAAGCTATCGGTGTGGCTTTGCTTTATTAGCTGGTTTATTTACAGCTTGTGACGGCTTATTTTTAGTAGAATCTCGCTATGCTCTCAATAATATATATATAGTTATTTTTGGTTTAATTGGGCAATGGTTTTTATTATTAGCTTTGGAAAAGCAGAATAAACAACGTTGGTGGTGGTTGGCTTTAGCTGGTGTTGGATTTGGTGCTTCTATCGCTACAAAATGGAATGGTCTATGGTTTCTTTTTGGTGCTTATGGAATGTGGATAGCAGCTTGGATAATTAACTGGTTGCAATCTTTTTTACCGTCACACCATGTTTCTATGTTCTCTTATTTGCGTCCTTTAATTACTCCTGCAAATTCTCCAATTAATCATGAAGTTACTATTCAAACACCATTACAAAATCTAGCTCAGGTAAATATTTTGCAGATGATATCCTGTCTGGGAATTATTCCCGCAGCAGTTTATAGTCTGATTTGGATTCCTCATTTGCAATTAGACACCAGGTATGGATTTATAGAAGTTCATCAGGAAATTCTGAAATTTCATTTGCAGTTAGGTGGTAACAGTTCTAGTGTTCATCCTTATTGCGCTGCTTGGTACAAATGGCCATTATTAACTCGACCAATGGCTTATTATTATCAAACAACTCAAAGTTTTAAAGATCCTCTACCTGTGTTTGGCCCTCCCTTACCTGCTGGTGCTGGAAAAGTAATTTATGATGTTCATGCAATAGGTAATCCGTTTTTGTGGTGGTTTGGTGTTGCAGCCATGATATTTTTAATCGGAATGCTGTTTGTAAAAATGGTTTTACCAGGGATACAGCAAAAACGCGTCTTTGTTCCTAAAAATCTGAGTGTTGATAGTTGGATTGCTTTGTATTTAGTTATTAATTATGCAGCTAATTTCTTACCTTGGGTGAAGGTCAATCGTTGTGTGTTTATCTACCATTATATGTGTGCAGTGGTTTTTACATTTATAGCGATCGCATGGTTCGTCGATCAATGTCTTCGTAGTTATCGTCGAGAACTGCGTATACTGGGTATTACCATCACTTTTGCTATCATAGCCGCTTTTGTGTTCTGGATGCCTATTTATTTGGGTTTACCTCTGTCTCAAGAAGATTATCACCTGCGAATGTGGTTTAGATCTTGGATTTGA
- a CDS encoding MbnP family copper-binding protein has protein sequence MKRQLLLTSTTMVGIILVGNFGGVTKTVAQTSNNQEVTINFQGRVGKQPFECGKTYTLGKPATKVTPDDFRFYVSDIALIDNNGKSIPVNLTQDGKWQYQNVALLDFENKSGGCANGTVETRNQIVGTIPKGNYQGLQFTLGLPFNLNHADSVIAPSPLNLTSLWWNWLFGYKFARLDWKTQTHNSQVKHGEKSEKAQGFPIHLGSTGCQSIEGSQSPSTCSNLNTSKVIFTKFDVSKNVVIADIAALIGNTNLTINKKNTPPGCMSSPDDSDCNVIMTNFGLPFNGKAAAKQKFFRVE, from the coding sequence ATGAAACGGCAATTATTATTAACGTCTACCACAATGGTAGGAATTATCCTGGTGGGAAATTTCGGTGGTGTTACCAAAACTGTAGCTCAAACTAGTAACAACCAAGAGGTAACAATTAATTTTCAAGGAAGAGTGGGTAAACAACCTTTTGAATGCGGTAAAACCTATACTTTAGGTAAACCAGCCACAAAAGTTACTCCTGATGACTTTCGTTTTTATGTATCTGATATTGCCTTAATTGATAATAATGGTAAATCTATACCTGTGAATTTAACACAGGATGGAAAATGGCAATATCAAAATGTTGCCCTCTTAGACTTTGAAAATAAATCTGGTGGCTGTGCTAATGGTACAGTCGAAACACGCAATCAAATTGTTGGGACAATACCCAAAGGTAATTATCAAGGCTTACAATTTACTTTAGGTCTTCCCTTCAATCTCAATCATGCTGATTCTGTCATTGCACCATCACCATTAAATCTGACTTCTTTATGGTGGAATTGGCTTTTTGGTTATAAATTTGCTCGTTTAGATTGGAAAACCCAAACTCATAATTCTCAGGTAAAGCATGGTGAAAAAAGTGAAAAAGCTCAGGGTTTCCCGATTCATTTGGGTAGCACAGGTTGTCAATCAATTGAGGGAAGTCAAAGCCCATCAACTTGTAGTAATTTGAATACTTCAAAAGTCATTTTTACAAAATTTGATGTTAGTAAAAATGTCGTAATTGCTGATATTGCAGCATTAATAGGAAATACAAATTTAACAATTAACAAAAAAAATACTCCTCCTGGTTGTATGTCATCTCCTGATGATAGTGACTGCAATGTGATTATGACTAATTTCGGTCTACCTTTTAATGGAAAAGCTGCTGCTAAACAGAAATTTTTTAGAGTTGAATGA
- a CDS encoding helix-turn-helix domain-containing protein, with protein MSYYQSQVETRPLSNSTENSKFLTPFQRKLLQKSLQEDHPESYRQRIEIMLLADDGKTQTEICQILGCCAATVRHWMHIARMGMAHQWQDCPIGRPKVVNDQYLERLQELLNSSPRDHGYSFRRWTANWLQKHLAKEFGISVSDRHIKRLLKQLGLSTRQKPSNNQDNNIKSDYEARISINDLKNVKKLDNSEFISINFTKLSQDKDSDIYGAQSIRSVGISTTNQPCFGLLSLHSRIPTLSTTI; from the coding sequence ATGTCATACTATCAGTCACAAGTCGAGACTAGACCCCTAAGTAATTCAACGGAAAACAGTAAGTTTTTAACACCTTTTCAACGTAAACTTCTGCAAAAAAGTCTGCAAGAGGATCACCCTGAGTCCTATCGCCAAAGAATTGAAATCATGTTGTTGGCAGATGATGGGAAAACTCAAACAGAAATTTGTCAAATCCTGGGGTGTTGTGCAGCAACAGTTAGACATTGGATGCACATAGCGCGGATGGGGATGGCGCATCAATGGCAAGATTGTCCAATTGGTCGCCCGAAGGTAGTGAACGACCAGTATTTAGAGCGATTGCAAGAATTGTTGAATAGTAGTCCTAGAGATCATGGCTATTCATTTCGGCGGTGGACAGCGAACTGGCTACAAAAACATTTAGCCAAGGAATTTGGAATTTCGGTGAGCGATCGCCATATTAAACGGTTACTCAAACAGCTAGGGTTATCCACGCGCCAAAAACCCAGCAATAACCAAGATAACAACATTAAATCTGACTACGAAGCCAGAATTTCGATTAATGACCTTAAAAACGTCAAAAAATTGGACAATTCCGAATTTATATCCATCAATTTTACAAAACTAAGTCAAGATAAAGATTCAGATATATATGGCGCACAATCTATCCGCTCAGTTGGTATCTCTACAACAAATCAACCATGCTTTGGGCTACTCTCTCTCCACAGCCGAATTCCAACATTATCTACCACAATTTAA
- a CDS encoding peptidase domain-containing ABC transporter, which produces MAHNLSAQLVSLQQINHALGYSLSTAEFQHYLPQFKEKTPKVGKFWQGNDVEAGIYIVIAGKARLLDKAGELIATLEAGSSFGEFTLFPESEFQTYGARASVNLQLCFVPSAVLSPLMAKYPQIQAHLWHQAQKLNSLLVGSDPTSEVVENINPNPEFSALPTVEAKSELKISKAYFPSPTQRVRHLWQHIIRRYPFFAQQSASDCGAACLVMVSRYWGKRFSVNRLRDIANVDRNGASLRGLLTAAESLGFATRPVKASLNQLAKQKLPAIAHWEGKHYIVVYEITSKHVIVADPAIGQRTLSHLEFKADWTGYTLLLQPTAMLKEAKDTSTPFWQFFELLKPHSLIMLEVFIASIFIQIFGLITPLFTQLILDRVVVQRSELTLTAVGIGLLLFSFFRVAMMGLRQYLLDHMANRIDLALIVGFIRHTFRLPLSFFESRYVGDIISRVQENRKIQRFLSGEASSILLDLFTVFIYVGLMLWYSWKMALLALVIVPPFALLALIATPFLQRISREIFNAVAKESSYLIEALTGLRTVKATAVEQTVRWHWEELLNKEVKTNFSGQIISNRLQIFSNLIQSLATTGLLWYGAYLVIQNELTIGQLVAFNMLLGNIITPFQRLIVLWNQLQEVVIAVERINDVLDTEPEEDLQHQPRQNLPQLKGNIRFDNVTFRYHPESDINIIENLSFEIKPGQMVALVGRSGSGKTTLSKLVLGLYPPTDGKVLIDGQDITSISLRSLRQHVGVVDQDTFLFGGTIRENISLGHPGVPLIEVIEAAQLAGADEFIKKLPMGYETQIGEGGGLLSGGQRQRIAIARALLGNPRLLILDEATSHLDTESERIIQQNLNTILKGKTTLVIAHRLSTVKNADLILVLDRGVLIESGNHEELMSKRGHYFYLNQQQLQKIE; this is translated from the coding sequence ATGGCGCACAATCTATCCGCTCAGTTGGTATCTCTACAACAAATCAACCATGCTTTGGGCTACTCTCTCTCCACAGCCGAATTCCAACATTATCTACCACAATTTAAAGAGAAAACCCCCAAAGTCGGCAAGTTCTGGCAAGGAAATGATGTTGAAGCAGGAATCTACATCGTCATTGCTGGTAAAGCGAGATTGCTAGACAAAGCGGGTGAATTAATTGCCACTCTTGAAGCCGGATCATCATTTGGGGAATTTACCTTATTTCCAGAGTCTGAATTTCAAACCTATGGTGCCAGGGCAAGTGTAAATTTACAACTTTGCTTTGTGCCTAGTGCAGTTTTATCGCCTTTAATGGCTAAATATCCCCAAATTCAAGCACATTTATGGCATCAAGCACAAAAGCTCAATAGCCTACTAGTAGGTTCAGATCCCACATCAGAAGTAGTAGAGAATATCAATCCAAACCCAGAATTTTCAGCACTCCCAACAGTAGAAGCAAAATCAGAGCTAAAAATTAGCAAAGCCTATTTTCCTAGTCCTACACAACGAGTCAGACATTTATGGCAACACATTATTAGACGCTATCCGTTTTTTGCCCAACAGAGTGCTTCTGATTGCGGTGCTGCTTGTTTGGTGATGGTATCCCGGTATTGGGGGAAACGTTTTAGCGTTAATCGTTTACGGGACATTGCCAATGTAGATCGAAATGGTGCATCCTTGCGGGGGTTATTGACAGCAGCCGAAAGCCTGGGTTTTGCCACCAGACCTGTTAAAGCCAGCCTCAACCAATTAGCAAAACAGAAATTACCTGCGATCGCACACTGGGAAGGTAAACATTATATTGTTGTCTATGAAATAACCTCCAAACACGTTATAGTCGCTGATCCTGCGATCGGTCAACGCACTCTCAGTCACCTAGAATTTAAAGCCGATTGGACTGGTTATACCTTGCTGTTGCAACCGACAGCCATGCTCAAAGAAGCCAAAGACACTTCCACACCTTTTTGGCAATTCTTTGAATTATTAAAACCACACTCTTTGATCATGTTGGAAGTCTTTATTGCTTCCATATTTATCCAGATATTTGGACTCATTACTCCCCTATTCACCCAATTAATATTAGACCGTGTAGTAGTACAGCGTTCCGAACTCACTTTAACAGCAGTAGGCATAGGTTTATTATTATTTAGCTTCTTCCGTGTAGCCATGATGGGCTTACGGCAATATCTGCTAGATCACATGGCAAATCGCATAGATTTAGCCCTCATTGTTGGCTTTATTCGCCATACCTTCAGACTACCCTTGAGTTTCTTCGAGTCCCGTTATGTCGGGGATATTATCTCTCGCGTTCAAGAAAATCGCAAAATTCAACGCTTCCTCTCCGGTGAAGCATCATCAATCCTCTTAGATTTATTTACGGTTTTTATCTATGTAGGATTAATGCTTTGGTATAGCTGGAAAATGGCATTGCTGGCCTTGGTAATAGTTCCACCTTTTGCCTTATTAGCACTAATTGCCACACCTTTTTTACAAAGGATTTCCAGAGAAATATTTAATGCTGTTGCCAAAGAAAGTAGTTACCTAATTGAAGCCCTAACTGGGTTGCGAACCGTCAAAGCTACAGCAGTAGAACAAACAGTCCGTTGGCATTGGGAAGAGTTATTAAATAAAGAAGTTAAAACTAACTTCTCTGGGCAAATTATCAGCAATCGTCTACAAATTTTTAGTAATCTCATCCAATCATTAGCGACTACTGGGTTATTGTGGTACGGGGCATATTTAGTAATTCAAAATGAATTAACAATTGGTCAACTAGTAGCATTTAATATGTTACTAGGCAACATTATTACACCCTTTCAACGTTTGATTGTGCTATGGAATCAATTACAAGAAGTTGTGATTGCCGTAGAACGCATTAATGATGTTTTAGATACAGAACCAGAAGAAGATTTACAGCATCAACCACGGCAAAATTTACCCCAACTAAAAGGAAATATCCGCTTTGATAACGTCACTTTCCGTTATCATCCAGAAAGCGATATCAATATCATAGAGAATCTCAGTTTTGAAATCAAACCAGGGCAAATGGTAGCACTAGTAGGACGTAGTGGTTCAGGGAAAACCACCCTTTCTAAATTAGTTTTGGGCTTATATCCTCCTACAGATGGGAAAGTTTTAATTGATGGACAAGATATTACTAGTATTTCCTTGCGTTCCTTACGCCAGCACGTAGGAGTAGTTGACCAAGATACATTTTTATTCGGTGGGACAATTCGAGAAAATATTAGTTTAGGGCATCCTGGAGTACCTTTAATAGAAGTCATTGAAGCAGCACAATTAGCAGGTGCTGATGAGTTTATTAAAAAATTGCCAATGGGATATGAAACCCAAATAGGTGAAGGTGGAGGCTTATTATCTGGTGGGCAACGACAAAGAATAGCTATTGCTAGGGCGTTATTAGGTAATCCTCGATTGTTAATTTTAGATGAAGCAACTTCCCATCTAGATACCGAATCAGAAAGAATCATTCAGCAGAATTTAAACACAATCCTCAAAGGAAAAACTACCTTAGTAATTGCCCATCGTCTTTCTACAGTTAAAAATGCAGATTTGATTTTAGTACTAGACCGAGGTGTATTAATTGAGAGTGGAAATCATGAAGAATTAATGTCAAAACGAGGGCATTATTTCTATCTCAATCAACAGCAATTACAAAAGATAGAATAA
- a CDS encoding TonB-dependent receptor domain-containing protein, giving the protein MWGEALKLKRCVSISVVSTICLLITQKANAEPVISEVMTDIPRLNDIERPKTSIQDWLAQESQTAQVLQITGVRLQETEAGLEVVLETLEGELSAPETLVDGNNLIVDIQNAVLALPDQKEFTAKNPAAGITAITVTQQENNKVRVLVTGIEDAPTLQIGANNGGLTLNLFSATSDPDIEITVTAQKRTEDAQDIPLSLTVIPRQELEDGQISSFSDIANNTPNFTFSSSSSGSAEYNYYSMRGLSNFNAFTNQDTVAFYIDDVPFDYGGFLDLSLIDLERVEVLRGSQSTLYGRSSPAGVVNVISHQPTQKPEFGVSASYGSYNSRELELSLSDAVIPDKLSFRLAGAYNARDGFIDNTTLNRTVGEVSKVAGRAQILWTPTPEWSVSFNTYASDSDGGNPTYNLRNADDPFKIDQSVDGFARLSSNTQALKIGYDGAKFRATSITARRFTNQSNFLGDNFAELDLLRQIIDINSIVWSQEFRLQSPESADRLRWLFGGYYEGRDFNVVNDTIERTATAAAIFGLPAGRNRVSAEQSRNTYAVFGQLDYKPIEALTLFAGLRYEAADSTLSRRRVFEAAGGGVTPLSAELKGAEISSSAVIPRFGLQYQVTPNLMAYGTIAQGYRPNGLNYRADDDTTRQYREETSWTYEAGLKSSWLDNRLTANLSVFRTNVNDYQVLLTDNDGFFRDIANADVDITGLEFELKAQLVKGLDLIAGVGYVDSKFQNYSNPFTGINYSNNRVPLAPELTYNLAIQYRSPGGIFARGELRGYGKNYFDDANQIKQDPFVVVNARIGYEWQKYGIYLYANNLFDTRYINSGFFFPPPDVTAGFGDPAIYGVQLRANL; this is encoded by the coding sequence ATGTGGGGGGAAGCTTTGAAGTTAAAACGGTGTGTGTCTATAAGTGTGGTAAGTACCATTTGTTTGCTAATAACTCAAAAAGCGAATGCAGAACCTGTTATCAGTGAAGTTATGACAGATATTCCGCGACTAAATGATATTGAACGTCCGAAAACGAGTATTCAAGATTGGTTAGCACAGGAATCTCAAACTGCTCAAGTTCTTCAAATAACTGGTGTGCGGCTACAAGAAACAGAAGCTGGTTTAGAAGTTGTTTTAGAAACCCTAGAGGGGGAATTATCCGCACCAGAAACATTAGTTGATGGTAATAATTTAATTGTAGATATACAAAATGCAGTACTAGCTTTACCAGATCAAAAAGAGTTTACAGCCAAAAACCCAGCAGCGGGAATTACTGCAATTACGGTTACACAACAAGAAAATAACAAAGTGCGAGTTCTTGTAACTGGAATTGAAGATGCACCAACACTACAGATAGGTGCAAATAATGGCGGTTTAACTTTAAATCTATTTTCCGCTACATCAGATCCAGACATAGAAATAACCGTCACAGCCCAAAAACGAACAGAAGACGCTCAGGATATACCACTTAGTTTGACGGTAATTCCGCGTCAGGAATTAGAAGATGGGCAAATTAGTTCTTTCTCTGATATCGCCAATAACACACCCAATTTTACCTTTTCCTCCTCTTCATCTGGTAGTGCTGAATACAATTACTACAGTATGCGCGGGTTAAGTAATTTCAACGCTTTTACCAACCAGGATACAGTAGCTTTTTATATAGATGATGTCCCATTTGATTATGGCGGCTTTTTAGACCTGAGCTTGATTGATTTGGAACGAGTCGAAGTGCTACGCGGTTCCCAAAGTACCCTCTACGGGAGAAGCAGTCCAGCTGGAGTTGTGAATGTGATTTCTCATCAACCGACTCAGAAGCCCGAATTTGGAGTTTCAGCTAGTTATGGTAGCTACAACAGCCGGGAATTGGAACTTTCCCTCAGTGATGCGGTAATTCCTGATAAACTATCGTTTCGACTAGCTGGTGCATACAACGCACGGGATGGATTTATTGATAATACGACATTGAATCGCACCGTTGGCGAAGTATCAAAAGTAGCAGGACGAGCGCAAATTCTTTGGACACCCACACCAGAATGGAGCGTGTCTTTCAATACCTATGCTAGTGATAGCGATGGCGGCAATCCTACTTATAATCTCCGTAATGCTGATGACCCATTTAAGATAGATCAAAGTGTGGATGGTTTTGCGCGGTTAAGCAGTAATACCCAAGCCTTGAAAATTGGCTATGATGGTGCTAAATTTCGGGCTACGTCAATTACAGCAAGGCGTTTTACCAATCAATCCAATTTTTTGGGAGATAACTTTGCTGAACTGGATTTATTAAGGCAGATTATAGATATTAATTCCATAGTTTGGTCACAGGAGTTTCGTCTCCAGTCACCGGAAAGTGCAGACCGTTTGCGTTGGTTATTCGGTGGATATTATGAAGGGCGTGACTTTAATGTTGTTAATGATACTATAGAACGAACAGCAACCGCCGCCGCAATATTTGGTTTACCAGCAGGGCGCAACCGTGTTTCCGCTGAACAATCTCGTAATACTTATGCAGTTTTTGGTCAATTAGACTATAAACCAATTGAAGCATTGACTTTATTTGCTGGGTTGCGTTATGAAGCTGCGGATAGCACCCTGAGCCGTCGTCGTGTCTTTGAAGCGGCTGGTGGTGGAGTTACCCCATTGAGTGCTGAATTAAAAGGAGCAGAAATCAGTAGCAGTGCAGTAATTCCCCGTTTTGGGTTGCAGTATCAAGTCACCCCAAATTTAATGGCTTATGGGACAATTGCTCAAGGATATCGCCCCAATGGACTCAATTACCGGGCTGACGACGACACAACCCGTCAATATCGAGAAGAAACATCTTGGACTTATGAAGCGGGTTTAAAGTCTTCCTGGCTGGATAACCGCTTGACTGCTAATTTATCGGTGTTTCGGACTAATGTTAATGACTATCAAGTTTTGCTAACCGATAATGATGGATTTTTCCGCGATATTGCGAATGCTGATGTTGATATCACCGGATTAGAATTTGAACTAAAAGCCCAACTTGTAAAGGGGCTAGATTTAATTGCTGGTGTGGGTTATGTAGATAGCAAATTTCAAAACTACAGCAATCCATTTACAGGGATAAATTATAGTAATAATCGCGTTCCTCTCGCACCAGAATTAACTTACAATTTGGCTATTCAGTACCGCAGTCCCGGTGGTATCTTTGCTCGTGGGGAATTGCGTGGCTATGGGAAAAATTATTTTGATGATGCAAATCAAATTAAGCAAGATCCGTTTGTGGTGGTGAATGCTCGCATTGGTTATGAATGGCAAAAATACGGTATTTACTTGTATGCCAATAATTTGTTTGACACTCGTTATATCAATTCTGGCTTCTTTTTCCCACCACCTGATGTGACTGCGGGTTTTGGAGATCCAGCAATTTATGGTGTGCAACTCAGAGCGAATTTGTAA
- a CDS encoding methanobactin export MATE transporter MbnM: protein MTLSRWFTLLTICLFSVYLSIGLSTAISASSTSEYNWNIPVWMPKPIVPVDNPMNSQKVELGRHLFYEQRLSITGKFSCASCHLQKLAFTDGKTVAVGATEEKHPRNSMSLANIAYNPVLTWANPLMTKLENQALVPLFGEHPVEMGMVGREKEILAMLRDDSKYPQMFTDAFRNDQDPINLSNLTKALAAFERTLISVNSPYDKYRFGSDTNAISPAAKRGEKLFNSEDLECFHCHGGINFTDSVMHEKLAFQEIAFHNTGLYNIDGKGSYPADNTGVYEITSKPTDMGRFKAPTLRNIAFTAPYMHDGSIATLEEVIDHYQAGGRTIKTGKFAGIGSTNPFKSEFISGFQLSESEKQDLLAFLQSLTDEDFVENPAFSNPYEDKLTE, encoded by the coding sequence ATGACATTATCTCGCTGGTTCACCTTGCTGACAATTTGTCTGTTCTCAGTTTATTTATCAATTGGACTGAGTACAGCCATTTCTGCATCTTCAACTTCAGAATATAACTGGAATATTCCAGTTTGGATGCCTAAACCAATAGTACCAGTCGATAACCCGATGAATTCCCAAAAAGTGGAGTTGGGAAGACATCTTTTTTATGAGCAACGGTTATCAATTACAGGTAAATTTTCCTGTGCTTCTTGTCATCTCCAAAAACTGGCTTTTACTGATGGTAAAACAGTAGCTGTGGGAGCAACTGAGGAAAAACACCCTCGTAACTCTATGAGTCTTGCTAATATAGCCTATAATCCTGTATTAACTTGGGCTAATCCTTTAATGACGAAGTTGGAAAATCAAGCTTTAGTGCCATTATTTGGAGAGCATCCAGTGGAAATGGGGATGGTAGGAAGGGAGAAAGAGATATTAGCAATGTTGCGGGATGATTCAAAATATCCGCAGATGTTTACAGATGCTTTTAGAAATGATCAAGATCCTATCAACCTCAGCAATTTAACTAAAGCCTTAGCAGCATTTGAACGCACTTTAATTTCCGTGAATTCTCCCTATGATAAATATCGCTTTGGTAGTGATACTAATGCCATTTCTCCAGCAGCAAAACGAGGTGAGAAGCTATTTAATAGCGAAGATTTAGAATGTTTTCACTGTCACGGGGGAATTAATTTTACAGATTCAGTAATGCACGAAAAATTAGCCTTTCAAGAAATCGCTTTTCACAATACTGGTCTTTATAATATTGACGGTAAAGGTTCTTATCCAGCGGATAATACTGGTGTTTATGAAATAACTTCTAAACCAACAGATATGGGTCGTTTTAAAGCTCCCACCTTGCGAAATATTGCCTTCACTGCTCCCTATATGCACGATGGGAGTATAGCAACTCTGGAAGAAGTGATTGACCATTATCAAGCAGGTGGTAGAACTATTAAAACAGGGAAGTTTGCCGGAATCGGTAGTACAAATCCTTTCAAAAGTGAGTTTATTAGTGGGTTTCAATTAAGTGAAAGTGAAAAACAGGATTTACTGGCATTTTTGCAAAGTCTGACTGATGAAGATTTTGTTGAAAACCCAGCTTTTAGTAATCCCTACGAAGACAAACTAACAGAATAA